AACGTAAAATGGAGCTGACAATGAAACGATCTCTTGCCGTAAACTCACTGTTGCTTTCTACAGGAATGCTTAATACAACAGCGCAGCCCGCAGAGTTCGCCAGCGCTGACTGCGTGACGGGACTGAACGAAATCGGTCTGATTTCCGTCAATAATGTCTCAGGGAGCCTACAGGATGTGGAGCGTGTTATCGCGTTAAAAGCAGACGAACAGGGAGCTTCCTGGTATCGCATTGTACGAATGCAGGAAGATCAACGAGTTGATAACTGGCGGGTACAGGCCATCTTGTATGCCTGAGCCGCTAAACAAAGC
Above is a genomic segment from Kosakonia radicincitans DSM 16656 containing:
- the yjfN gene encoding DUF1471 family protease activator YjfN, whose product is MELTMKRSLAVNSLLLSTGMLNTTAQPAEFASADCVTGLNEIGLISVNNVSGSLQDVERVIALKADEQGASWYRIVRMQEDQRVDNWRVQAILYA